The DNA sequence CACCCGGGCCAGGATGAACAGCAGGTCCGAGAGCCGGTTGAGATAGGTGGCGGTGAGCACGTTCATGGAGTCCCCGTACTCGGCGAGCGCCGCCCAGGTGGAGCGCTCGGCGCGGCGCACCACCGTGCACGCCTGGTGCAGCAGCGCCGCGCCCGGGGTGCCACCCGGGAGGATGAAGCTGCGCAGCTTCTCCAGGCCCTCCAGGAAGCGGTCGCAGTCCGCCTCCAGCTTGTCGACATAGCTCTGTTGCACGCGCAGCGGGGGATGGGCGGGGTTCTCCACCACCGGGGTGGACAGGTCCGCGCCCACGTCGAACAGGTCGTTCTGGACGCGGACCAGCACCCTGATGATCTCGGCGGGCAGCCCGCCCAGGGCGATGGCCACCCCGATCGCGGCGTTCGCCTCGTTCGCGTCGGCGTACGCGGCGATCCGCGGATCGGTCTTGGCGGTGCGGCTCATATCGCCGAGGGCGGTGGTGCC is a window from the Streptomyces luomodiensis genome containing:
- a CDS encoding cob(I)yrinic acid a,c-diamide adenosyltransferase, with the translated sequence MVNLTRIYTRTGDTGTTALGDMSRTAKTDPRIAAYADANEANAAIGVAIALGGLPAEIIRVLVRVQNDLFDVGADLSTPVVENPAHPPLRVQQSYVDKLEADCDRFLEGLEKLRSFILPGGTPGAALLHQACTVVRRAERSTWAALAEYGDSMNVLTATYLNRLSDLLFILARVANKEVGDVLWVPGENR